The Equus quagga isolate Etosha38 chromosome 2, UCLA_HA_Equagga_1.0, whole genome shotgun sequence genome has a window encoding:
- the LOC124232544 gene encoding LOW QUALITY PROTEIN: olfactory receptor 4F15-like (The sequence of the model RefSeq protein was modified relative to this genomic sequence to represent the inferred CDS: deleted 1 base in 1 codon), with amino-acid sequence MDELNNSVVSEFVLLGLSSSSETKVFLMLMFSLIYLGIILGNLFILFLVIFDSHLHSPMYFLLANLSLIDVGLLSTTVPKMIADLPKEYKIISFQGCMTQISFIHIIGGVEMVLLIAMAFDRYTAICKPLHYLNIMNPKICVLFVITSWVTGVIHAMSQFVFIVNLPFCGPNKVDSFYCDFPRVIKLACTDGAKFEFIVAANSGFMSMGTFFLLILSYIFILVTVWKRSSGDLSKASVTLSAHVTVVVLFFTPCMFLYAWPFPTSSIDKYLFIVDFAITPVLNPAIYTLRNNDIKIAIKRLSKRGHYVRFC; translated from the exons ATGGATGAACTAAACAATTCTGTTGTTTCTGAGTTTGTGTTGCTGGGACTCTCTAGTTCTTCGGAAACTAAAGTTTTTCTCATGTTGATGTTTTCCTTGATCTATTTAGGGATCATCCTAGGgaatctcttcattttgtttttggtaatttttgattCTCACTTACATTCTCCTATGTACTTCCTGCTTGCCAACTTGTCCCTCATTGATGTGGGCCTTTTGTCTACCACGGTCCCCAAGATGATTGCAGACCTTCCAAAGGAATACAAGATCATTTCTTTTCAAGGTTGTATGACACAGATATCCTTTATACACATCATAGGAGGAGTGGAGATGGTGTTACTCATAGCCATGGCGTTTGACAGGTACACGGCAATCTGTAAGCCTCTTCACTACTTGAATATCATGAACCCTAAAATATGTGTTTTGTTTGTAATCACTAGTTGGGTAACTGGAGTGATCCATGCTATGTCTCAGTTTGTTTTCATTGTAAACTTGCCTTTTTGTGGTCCTAATAAAGTAGACAGCTTTTATTGTGACTTTCCAAGGGTCATAAAACTTGCATGCACAGATGGAGCAAAGTTTGAGTTTATTGTTGCTGCCAACAGTGGCTTTATGAGCATGGGCACTTTCTTCCTGCTAATCCTTTCCTATATCTTCATTTTGGTCACTGTCTGGAAACGTTCTTCAGGAGACTTATCCAAGGCCTCTGTCACTCTTTCAGCGCACGTCACTGTGGTGGTTCTTTTTTTCACTCCATGCATGTTTCTCTATGCATGGCCTTTTCCCACATCATCAATTGATAAATACCTATTCATTGTTGACTTTGCTATCACCCCTGTCTTGAATCCTGCCATTTATACATTAAGGAACAACGACAta aagatagccatcaaacgaTTGAGCAAACGGGGACATTATGTCAGATTTTGCTGA